The DNA segment CCAACCGCCCCGACGTGCTCGACCCGGCGCTCCTGCGCCCGGGCCGCTTCGACCGCCAGATCGTGGTCGACCGCGCCGACGTGCGCGGCCGCCAAGCGATCCTCGGCGTGCACTCGAAGAACAAGCCGCTCTCGAAGGAAGTCTCGCTCGAGACGCTGGCGCGAAGGACGCCCGGCTTCTCCGGCGCCGACCTCGAGAATCTCTTGAACGAGGCCGCGCTGCTCGCCGCGCGCCGCAACAAGTCGGTGATCGAGATGATCGACTGCGACGAGGCGATCGACCGCGTGATGGTCGGTCCCGAGCGCAAGTCGGTGGTGATGTCGCAGCGCGAGAAAGAGACGACCGCCTACCACGAGTCCGGCCACGCGATCGTCGGCGGGATCACGCCGAACTCCGACCCCGTCCACAAGGTCACGATCATCCCGCGCGGGATGGCGCTCGGCCTGACGTGGTCACTCCCCGACGACGACCGTCACTCGCAGACCAAGAACGAGATCCTCGCGGTGATCAAGAAGGCGCTCTCGGGGCGCATCGCCGAGGAGATCAAGTTCGGCGATGTGACGACCGGCGCGTCGAACGACTTCGAACAGGCGACCGCGCTAGCGCGCCGGATGGTGACGCAGTACGGGATGTCGGACATCCTCGGCCCGATCCAGTACGGCAAAGGAAACCACCAAGTGTTCCTCGGCCGCGACTTCGGCGAAGACCGCAACTACTCGGAAGAGATCGCCGGGAAGATCGACGCCGAGGTGCGGCGGATCATCGACGACTGCTACTCCGACGCGCGGCGTCTGCTGGAGACGAATTGGGACAAGGTCGAGCGGATGGCCAACTCGCTGCTCGAGCACGAAACCGTCGAGGCCGAGGAAGTCATGGCGATCTTGGGCGGCAAGCCCTGGCCGCCGGTCAAGGCCGAGGCCGAACCGCCGACCGATCGTCCGATCGCGGCCTCGGTGCCGCCCGAGCCCGAGGCGCGCCCCGAGCGCCCGAAGCGCCTGCCGAACATCTCTCCCGAACCGGCGTGAGCGCGCTGCGCGCGGGTAGGGGGGCCGCGAGGGCGGCCGTCAGGGCCGCGGTCACCGCGGCCCTTCTCATATCGGGGGCGGCCGGTCCGGTCCGCGCGCAAGAGCTCTCCGCGGTGAGCGGAACCCTCCCGAGCGGCGTCGTCTACGAGCTGCGGGCCGACCCCGCGCAGGCGGCGGCCGCCGTGGCGCTCTGGTACCGCGCGCCGGCCGCCGGCTTCGACGGCCCCCCGCTCCCCGGGCTCTCGCGGCTCGCCGCGACGACCGTCGCCGGCTCGACGCCGGTGACCGGGACCCCGCTGGGCCGGCTGATCGGCGGCTTCGGCGGCCGGCTGGCGGTCGCGGCCTACCCGGACAGCGTGTCGATCACCGCCCTCGTCCCGCCGGACCGGGTCGCGCAGACCGTCCGCGCGATGACCGCCGACTACTTCGCCCCGGTGGTGACCGCCGACGGCCTGCGGCTCGCCGGCCGCGAGGCCGCCGCCGAGCTGCAGCTCCGCTCCTACGAGCCGGAGGCGATCGAAGACGCGCTCGGCCAGGCGCTCTTCGCCGCCGGACCGCTTCACGACGGCGTCTTCGGCCGCCCCGACGCGCTGGCCGGCGTGACGCTGGAGCAGGTCCGGGCGTACGCCGAGCGCGCCTTCCGCCCCGCGAACGCGATCCTGGTGCTGACCGGGAACGTCGACCGCGCCGCCCTGCGCGAGGTCGCCGCCCGGCCCGACGCGGGCCCGCCCAGCCCGGAGCCGCCCGCCGGCCAGATCGCGCGCCCGGCGGGGCCGCCGCTGAGCCGCGCCGGGAACGTCGCCGGGATCGGGCTGGGCTGGATCGGGCCGCCGATCGCCGACGAGGCCGCCGCGACCGCGCTCGACTTCACGGCCGACGCGCTCTTCGGCGGGCGCACGAGCGTCGTTCCGAAGGCGCTGGGCGAGCGCAAGGCGAGCGTGAGCGGAAAGTTCCTGACCTTCCGCGCCCCGGGAGTTTTCCTGGTGACGATCACCGGCTCCGAGGCCGCCGCGGCGCGCCCGCTGGTCGAGAAGGCGATCGCCGACGCCGCCAAGCCGATGCCCCAGCCGGCCTTCGATGCGGCGCGAGCGCGGTTCGTGTACCGGCTGCTGAGCCAGATGGAGACGCCGGCCGACCTCTCGGACGTCTACGGCTGGTACACGGTCGAAGGCGCGCCGGCCTACGCCCCGGGCGACGGCGGGACCGGCGGCCGCTACTTCACGCTCGCCGTGCAGCTCACGCCCGCCTCCGTCGCCGCCGCCGTCGCCGAATACCTGGGCGGGCCGCCGGCGGTCGTCACGCTGGCCCGGCCGCAGCCGAAGCCTTCGCCCTCGTTGAGACCCTCGCCGAAGCCGTCGCCCTCGCCGAGGCCCGGAAAGACGCCGGCGTGAGCGCGCCGCTCGCCGCTGCCGCGCTCGCCGCGGCGCTCGCCGCCCCGGCCGCGGCGCCCACGGCTCCGCCCGCGACACCGCGCACCGCGGTCGTCGACGTCGGCGGGGCGAAGGGCTACGTGCGCGCCGACCGCGGCGTCTCGCTGGCCGGGGTCGGGCTGCTGGTCCGCGCCGGCCTCGACCGCCAGACCACCGCGCAGAACGGTCTGGCGGCGCTCGTCGCCCAGGCCGTGCTGCAGACTCCGGTCGCGCCGGCGAGCGGGCCGGGACCGGCGGTCGCGCTGACCGACGCGGTCGAGTCGGCCGGCGCCTCGGTCGGCTTCGCCGTCTCGACCCAGCACGTCCGGTTCTACCTCGAAGGGACGCCGCCGGCGCTGGCGCGCGCCGGACCGCTGCTCGCCCGCGCCTTCGCGGCGCCGTCGTTCGACCCGGCGACGCTGGCGGCGGCGCGCGCCGCGCTCGCCGAGCGGATCTCGGAGAGCGACGACGACACCGCGCTGGTCGGGCTGCAGATGCTGCGCTCGACCTACTACCGCGGCGGGGCGGGTTTTCCGTCGCTCGGCGATCCCAGCGCGACCGTGGCCTACGCCCCGGCCGACGCGCGCGCGTTCTTCGAGCGCTGGTACCTGCGCGGCGACGCGGTCGTGACGGAGGTCGGCCGCACGGGCCCCGAGACGGACGCTGCGGGCCGGGCGCTGGTCGCGGCGCTGCACGCCGGCAGCGCGCCGGGCGAGGAGCTCACGGCGCGCGCCCCGGCCGCCTCGCCGAAGCGGATCGTCACCCAGCGCCCGATCGGCGCGACCTTCGTGGTGCTCGGCTTCGCCGCGCCGCCGCTCGGCGACCGCGACTTTCCGGCGGCGCTGGTGATCCGCGCGCTGCTCGAGGACGTCTTCGAGCGCACCGCCGCGACGACGCCGCCGGCGGTCTTCCGGCGGGTCGGGACGATCTACGGCTACGACGCCGCGCCCGCGCAGCTCTCGATCTGGATGAACGGCGCGCTGATCGATCCGGCGACGGGCTTGGCGGCGATCGAGGTGCTCTCGAAAGGGACCGCGGCGAAGCCCCTCAACGCCGCGACGCTCGCGCGCTACAAGGACACCGCGCACGGCGCGTGGGTGCTGGAGACGATCTCGCTCGACCAGCGCGCGTTCGCGATCGGCAACGCGGTCGCGCACGGGCTCGATCCGGACGCGAACGACGCGGTCGGCGAGGCGATCCGCCGCGTCACGGCCGCCGACGTGCAGCGCGTCGCGAAGAAGTACTTTCAGCGCTTCGACGTCGCGCTGATCGTGCCGCGCGAGGGCGGCAGCTGAACGTCGCGCTCGTTCACGACTACTTGAACCAGCGCGGCGGCGCCGAGCGGGTCTTCGCGCACTTCGTTCGCGCCTGGCCCGACGCGCCGGTCTACACCGCGCTCTACGACGAGCGCGCCGTCGGCGATCTGGTGCCGCGGGCGCGCGTGCGCACGACGTTTCTGCAGCGCTTTCCGCTGCGGCAAAAGCTGTTCCGCGCCTACGCGCCGCTCTACCCGCGGGCGTTCGAGGCGCTCGACCTCTCGGCGTACGATCTGATCGTCTCCTCGACCACCGCTTGGGCGAAAGGCGTCCGCGTGCGGCCCGGTGCCGTGCACGTCAGCTACCTCAACACCGTCTCGCGGTTCGTCTTCGACGCCGCGCGCTACGTCGGCGGGTTCGGGCTCGGCGCGCTCGCGCGCCCGCTGGTGCGAGGGCTCGCGGCGTGGGACGTGCGCGCGGCGCAGCGGCCGACGCGCTTGATCGCGAACTCGCGCAACGTCGCGCAGCGCGTGCAGCGCTGGTACGGCCGCGAGGCCGACGTGCTGCCGTGCCCGGTCGACGTCGACCGCTTCAGCGTCGGCCGGGGCGAAGGCGACTACTTCGTCGTCGTCTCGCGGCTGCTGCCGTACAAGCGAATCGACCTCGCGATCGAGGCGTGCGCGGCAGCCGGCGTCGCGCTGCACGTCGCCGGCACCGGCCCCGACGCGTCTCGGCTGAAGAAGCTTGCGGCGGGAACGCGCACGACGTTCCACGGCGCGATCGACGACGCGGCGCGCAACGCGCTCGTCGGCGCGGCGCGCGCCGCGATCGTGCCGGGAGAAGAAGACTTCGGCCTCGTCCCGCTCGAGGCCGCGGCGGCCGGCCGCCCGACGATCGCGTACGGCGCCGGCGGCGCGCTCGAGACGATCGACGAGGGCGTCACGGGAGAGCTGTTCCGCATCCCCGACGCGCGCGCGCTCGCGCTCGCGATCACGGCGTTCGATCCCGCGCGGTACGATGCGGCGAAGCTGCGCGCGCACGCGGAGCAGTTTCGCCCCGAGCGTTTCGTCGAGAAACTGCGCGCGATCGTCGGCGAGACGCTGGCCGACCGCGCCCGCCGATGAGGCCGACGCGCGCGGTCGTCGTCGCGGCGCTCGTCTTCGCGCTCGTCTACGTCGTGCTCGACTTCAACAAGCTGTGGGCGCTGCGCTACGGCGCCGACACCGGAACGTTCGTGCAGTGGCTGGCCGGCGAAGCGCACGGGCGCGGCTCGTGGAACGGCGCCGAGTACCGCCCGCACCTGCAGGTGCACGACTCGTGGGTCTTGCTCGCGCTCGTCCCGCCGATCGCGCTGTTTCCGTACGCGCAGACGCTGCTGGTGCTGCAAGTGCTGGCGATCGCCGGCGCCGCGCTCGCGATCTGCGCCTTCGCGCGCGCCTGCGGCGCCGCCCCGCGCGGCGCGAGCGCGGTCGGGATCGCATATCTGCTCTCGCCGTCGGCGCAGGGGATCGCGTACGGCAACTTCTTGGAGAACGTCTTCGTCCCGCTGCTCGCCGCGCTCGGCGCCCTCGCGGTGCGCCGCCGCGCGCTCCTCGCCGCGCTGATCGCAGCGCAGCTGCTGCTCGGGCTGAAAGAAGACGAGGCGCTGTTCGTCGCCTGGTTCGGCGCGGCGTGCGCGCTGTGGTGGGAGCGCCGCCTCGGCCTCGCATTGCTCGCGCTCGCGCTCGTCAACGGGATCGCGTTCGTCGTCGTCGAGCACCTGGGCGGCGCGCAACCGTCGCTGCCGGGCTACTCGCTGCACGTCGACGCGCCGCTCGAGAAGCTCGCGTTCTTCGCCGCGCTGCTCGCGCCGTTCGCCTTCGCGCCGCTGCTGCTCCGTTGGAAGCTGCTGCTCGCCGCGCCGCTGGTCGCGGAGCTGGTCTTCAACAAGCCGTGGGCGTACCCGATCGCGCGGATCGGGACGCACTGGACCGCGCCGCTCGTCGCCGCGACCGCGCTCGCCGCCGCGTACGCGGTCGCGAAGTATCCGCGCCTGGCGACGCCGGTGCTGGCCTGCGCCGTGCTGTGCGCGCTGTTCTTCAACGACACCGTGCTCAAGCTGGGGCGCTATCCGTACGTCGTCGACCGCAACGCGTACGCCGCCGCGACGGCGCTGCGCGCAGCGAACCGCTACGTCGTCGTGCGAAGACCGAACGAAGGCGCGTACGTCGTCGCCGCGGCGAACCCGCACGTTCTGCTGGCGAAGTACGATCCGACCGAGACCGGCTACTGCCCCGCGTACGACAAGGATCCGCGCGCGTTCTTCGCCTCGCTCGGGTTCGGCGCGTGGCCGCCGGGGACGACGTTGTGCGGCGGCGTCCCGGTGCGCTCGAGCGCGCCCGCTACGGCTTCTGGTGCAGCACCGTGACGGCGACGAACGTCGCCGCGTTGAACAGCCCGTGCGTGAGCATCGACGCGATCAGCGAACCGCTGCGGTAGTAGACGAGCGCGAGCACCGCACCGCCGACGGCGAGCGGAAAGACCGCGCCGGTGTTGCCGGGCTCGAGCAGATGGAAGAACCCGAACGCGATCGCGGAGATCGCGACGGCGCCCCACGGCGCCATGTACCGCAACAGCGCGTTGAAGACGAAGCCCCGGAAGACCGTCTCCTCGAAGAACGGCGCCGCGACGCAGGCCAGAAACGCGAACCCCGCCAGCAGCGCGCCGTGCGTGGCGCGCAGCCACTCGACCTGCACTTGATCGGTCTTGAAGTGGACGAAACGGTCTTGCAGCGCGGCGGCCAGCGCGACCGCGGCGATCATCGCGATCGCGCCGCCGATCCCCCACGCCAGATCGCTCGGGCGCGGCAGGCGCAGTCCCAGGTCGCGCAGCGGCCGCTGCGCTAGGGCGGGCAGCGCCGCGGCGATGACGGCCAGTACCGCCGCGTAGGAGAAGAGCTGCGCGAACACGAGCGGCCACGAAAACCGCTGCAGCTGCGGTATCGTCGCGAGCCCGAAACCGAGCGCGACGCCGAACGCGAACGTGACCGTGACCAGCACGGTTCCGAAGATGAGGACCGCGAACAGCAGCGACTTCCACCACGTGAAAGCCTCAGGCGGCCAAAGCGTCGGCGAGAGCGGCGAACGAGCGGAGATCGAGGTTTTCACCACGGATGTCGGGGTCGAGCGAGAGCGAGGCGATCGCCGCGGCGATGCGCTCGCGCGGCAGATCGAGAGCGAGCGACAAAGAGTTCGCCAGCGTCTTGCGGCGGTACGCGAACGCGCCGCGCACGACCTGTTCGAACCACGCGCGGTCGCGCACGACGGCCTCGGGCCGCTCGCGGCGGCGCAGCACGACGACCGTAGAGACGACGTTCGGCCGCGGGAAGAACGCGCTCGGCGGAACGGTCAGCGCGCGCTGCGCGCTCATCGTGAGCCCGACCGCGAGGGTCAGGCTGCCGTACTGTGCGGTCCCCGGCTGCGCCAGCAGCCGGTCCGCGACGTCTTTCTGGATCATCGCGACGACGCGCTCGGGCGGCCGCGGCAGCGCCGCCAGCTTGACGAGCAGCGGCGTCGCGACGTTGTACGGCAGGTTTCCGGCGGCGCGCCAGTCGCGTGCGCCGGCCCAGGCGGCGTAGTCGAAGGCCAGCGCGTCGGCCTGCCGGAGCTCGGCGCCGCCGAGGTCCTCGCGCGAGCGCAGGACCTCCACCATCTGCGGATCGAGGTCAAACGCGGTCACCTCGGCGCCGAGCCGAACCAGGGCCGCGGTCAGCGCGCCCGTGCCCGCGCCGATCTCCAGCACCCGCGCGCCGGGCGCGTCGGCGGCCAGCCGCGCGATCCGGGCGGCCGTTCCGCCGTCCATCAGGAAGTGCTGCCCGAGTTTTTTCTTCGGCCGGATCCCGCGCGCGCCGAGCAGCGCGCGGGAATTAGGCGGCGGAAAGTTTTTGCGTTCGTCCGCTATTTGAACAGATATACCGTGACGGGCCGGCGGCCGAAGCGGTTCGCCTGCGCGTTCGAGTTGAAGCCGAGGTCGATCCGGCGGCCGCGAATCGCGCCGCCCGTGTCGC comes from the Candidatus Eremiobacterota bacterium genome and includes:
- the ftsH gene encoding ATP-dependent zinc metalloprotease FtsH, which produces GFKDVAGVDEAVEELQEVKEFLESPKKFQALGARIPKGVLLYGPPGTGKTLLARAVAGEAGVPFFSISGSDFVEMFVGVGASRVRDLFEQAKKSAPCIVFIDEIDAVGRQRGAGLGGGHDEREQTLNQLLVEMDGFDQNTGVILIAATNRPDVLDPALLRPGRFDRQIVVDRADVRGRQAILGVHSKNKPLSKEVSLETLARRTPGFSGADLENLLNEAALLAARRNKSVIEMIDCDEAIDRVMVGPERKSVVMSQREKETTAYHESGHAIVGGITPNSDPVHKVTIIPRGMALGLTWSLPDDDRHSQTKNEILAVIKKALSGRIAEEIKFGDVTTGASNDFEQATALARRMVTQYGMSDILGPIQYGKGNHQVFLGRDFGEDRNYSEEIAGKIDAEVRRIIDDCYSDARRLLETNWDKVERMANSLLEHETVEAEEVMAILGGKPWPPVKAEAEPPTDRPIAASVPPEPEARPERPKRLPNISPEPA
- a CDS encoding insulinase family protein, whose amino-acid sequence is MSGTLPSGVVYELRADPAQAAAAVALWYRAPAAGFDGPPLPGLSRLAATTVAGSTPVTGTPLGRLIGGFGGRLAVAAYPDSVSITALVPPDRVAQTVRAMTADYFAPVVTADGLRLAGREAAAELQLRSYEPEAIEDALGQALFAAGPLHDGVFGRPDALAGVTLEQVRAYAERAFRPANAILVLTGNVDRAALREVAARPDAGPPSPEPPAGQIARPAGPPLSRAGNVAGIGLGWIGPPIADEAAATALDFTADALFGGRTSVVPKALGERKASVSGKFLTFRAPGVFLVTITGSEAAAARPLVEKAIADAAKPMPQPAFDAARARFVYRLLSQMETPADLSDVYGWYTVEGAPAYAPGDGGTGGRYFTLAVQLTPASVAAAVAEYLGGPPAVVTLARPQPKPSPSLRPSPKPSPSPRPGKTPA
- a CDS encoding insulinase family protein gives rise to the protein MSAPLAAAALAAALAAPAAAPTAPPATPRTAVVDVGGAKGYVRADRGVSLAGVGLLVRAGLDRQTTAQNGLAALVAQAVLQTPVAPASGPGPAVALTDAVESAGASVGFAVSTQHVRFYLEGTPPALARAGPLLARAFAAPSFDPATLAAARAALAERISESDDDTALVGLQMLRSTYYRGGAGFPSLGDPSATVAYAPADARAFFERWYLRGDAVVTEVGRTGPETDAAGRALVAALHAGSAPGEELTARAPAASPKRIVTQRPIGATFVVLGFAAPPLGDRDFPAALVIRALLEDVFERTAATTPPAVFRRVGTIYGYDAAPAQLSIWMNGALIDPATGLAAIEVLSKGTAAKPLNAATLARYKDTAHGAWVLETISLDQRAFAIGNAVAHGLDPDANDAVGEAIRRVTAADVQRVAKKYFQRFDVALIVPREGGS
- a CDS encoding glycosyltransferase; its protein translation is MNQRGGAERVFAHFVRAWPDAPVYTALYDERAVGDLVPRARVRTTFLQRFPLRQKLFRAYAPLYPRAFEALDLSAYDLIVSSTTAWAKGVRVRPGAVHVSYLNTVSRFVFDAARYVGGFGLGALARPLVRGLAAWDVRAAQRPTRLIANSRNVAQRVQRWYGREADVLPCPVDVDRFSVGRGEGDYFVVVSRLLPYKRIDLAIEACAAAGVALHVAGTGPDASRLKKLAAGTRTTFHGAIDDAARNALVGAARAAIVPGEEDFGLVPLEAAAAGRPTIAYGAGGALETIDEGVTGELFRIPDARALALAITAFDPARYDAAKLRAHAEQFRPERFVEKLRAIVGETLADRARR
- a CDS encoding DUF2079 domain-containing protein, encoding MRPTRAVVVAALVFALVYVVLDFNKLWALRYGADTGTFVQWLAGEAHGRGSWNGAEYRPHLQVHDSWVLLALVPPIALFPYAQTLLVLQVLAIAGAALAICAFARACGAAPRGASAVGIAYLLSPSAQGIAYGNFLENVFVPLLAALGALAVRRRALLAALIAAQLLLGLKEDEALFVAWFGAACALWWERRLGLALLALALVNGIAFVVVEHLGGAQPSLPGYSLHVDAPLEKLAFFAALLAPFAFAPLLLRWKLLLAAPLVAELVFNKPWAYPIARIGTHWTAPLVAATALAAAYAVAKYPRLATPVLACAVLCALFFNDTVLKLGRYPYVVDRNAYAAATALRAANRYVVVRRPNEGAYVVAAANPHVLLAKYDPTETGYCPAYDKDPRAFFASLGFGAWPPGTTLCGGVPVRSSAPATASGAAP
- a CDS encoding CPBP family intramembrane metalloprotease, whose product is MVKTSISARSPLSPTLWPPEAFTWWKSLLFAVLIFGTVLVTVTFAFGVALGFGLATIPQLQRFSWPLVFAQLFSYAAVLAVIAAALPALAQRPLRDLGLRLPRPSDLAWGIGGAIAMIAAVALAAALQDRFVHFKTDQVQVEWLRATHGALLAGFAFLACVAAPFFEETVFRGFVFNALLRYMAPWGAVAISAIAFGFFHLLEPGNTGAVFPLAVGGAVLALVYYRSGSLIASMLTHGLFNAATFVAVTVLHQKP
- the rsmA gene encoding ribosomal RNA small subunit methyltransferase A; amino-acid sequence: MDGGTAARIARLAADAPGARVLEIGAGTGALTAALVRLGAEVTAFDLDPQMVEVLRSREDLGGAELRQADALAFDYAAWAGARDWRAAGNLPYNVATPLLVKLAALPRPPERVVAMIQKDVADRLLAQPGTAQYGSLTLAVGLTMSAQRALTVPPSAFFPRPNVVSTVVVLRRRERPEAVVRDRAWFEQVVRGAFAYRRKTLANSLSLALDLPRERIAAAIASLSLDPDIRGENLDLRSFAALADALAA